The Salvelinus fontinalis isolate EN_2023a chromosome 31, ASM2944872v1, whole genome shotgun sequence genome has a window encoding:
- the LOC129830093 gene encoding myosin-7-like isoform X2, whose product MEAFGNAKTLRNDNSSRFGKFIRIHFGPTGKLASADIDIYLLEKSRVVFQQPEERSYHIYYQILSHKKPELQDILLISTNPFDYHFCSQGVTKVENMNDEEELLATDHAMDSLGFTLEEKYGCYKIVGAIMHFGNMKFKTVQREEQAEADGTESADKASYLMGISSADLIKGLLHPRVKVGNEYIIKGQTVEQVNYSVGALAKSTYDRMFKWMVGRINKSLYTALPRQFFIGVLDIAGFEIFAFNNFEQLCINFTNEKLQQYFNHHMFILEQEEYKREGIDWTFIDFGLDLQACINLIEKSMGILSILEEECMFPKATDVSFKTKLYDNHVGKSPNFLKPRLDKKRKYETHFELVHYAGVVPYNISGWLDKNKDPLNETVVTCFQKSSNKLLASLFENFISSDAAADPKTEAKGKRKKGGSFQTVSQLHKENLNKLMANLRSTQPHFVRCIIPNESKTPGGLDPFQVLHQLRCNGVLEGIRICRKGFPNRILYAEFKQRYRILNPMAIPENSFVDSRKAVEKLLGSLDIDHTQYKFGKTKVFFKAGLLGLLEDMRDERLSEILTMLQAMLRGKLMRMERRKMMDKREAIEVIQWNIRAFAEVKNWPWMMLFFKLRPLLRSATAEKELAALKEEFAKLKEAFDKSETKRKEVEERQVALIQEKNDLALQLQAEQDNMADAEDRCDLLIKAKLQLEAKIKELMERLEDEEEMNASLTAKKRKLEDECAELKKDIDDLEITLAKVEKERHVTENKVKNLMEEIGVVDESILSLTKEKAALQEAHQQALTDLQIEEDKGNVLSKAKVKLEQQVDDLEGSLEQEKKVRMDLERVKRKLEGDLKLSMESVMDLENDKQQLEEKLKKKDFEMSQFSSKVEDEQALVIQLQKKMKELQTRIEEVEEELEAERQWRTKAEKQRGDVSRELEELSERLEEAGGASAAQIAMNKKREQDFLKMRRDLEEAGLHHEATAAALRRKHADSMAELGGQIDMLQRVKQKLEKEKAEYRMEAEDLASNLERLAKSKATIEKMCHLYEDQMNEARAKVEELQRQLTDISNQRACAVTESSEYSRRLEEREAMVSQLQRTKISFSQNTEELKKLLEEENKAKNALAHALQSSRHDCDLLREQYEQEQDAKSELQQALVKANAEVAQWRTKYEIDAIQRTEELEEAKKKLAVRLQNTEEAVEESHAKCSSLEKTKHRLQTEIEELMVDLERSNAAALALDKRQRNFDKVLSEWRQKYEDCQSELESSQKESRSLSTELFKLKNSYEEAIDHLETLKRENKTLQEEIADLADQISQGGKTIHELERMKVVLDVEKSDIKAALEEAEGTLEHEESKTLHVQLELNQFKTEVDRKIAEKDEEIDSLRRNHQRSLESLQTTLETEARSRNEAVRLKKKMEGDMNEMAVQLNHANRHAAESQRLLHHLQGQIKDLQLELDDRIHQNEELKEHWGLTERRNNLLVAEVQELCTVVEQTDRGRKMAEHELLEATERVNLLHAQNTSLINHKKKLESNLSMLAGEVDEAGQECRNAEEKAKKAITDAAMMAEELKKEQDTSSHLERMKKNMEQTIKDLQLRLDEAEQIALKGGKKQIQKLEIRVRDLESELLCEQKKSEEFQKGVRKYERRVKELSYQAEEDRKNLLRMQELIDKLQAKVKSYKRLAEEAEEQVNCNVTKYRKMVHELDNAEERADMAETQVNKLRVTVRTRDPGPAKIAE is encoded by the exons ATGGAGGCTTTTGGTAATGCCAAAACACTGAGGAACGACAACTCCTCCcgattt GGCAAGTTCATCAGGATCCACTTCGGTCCTACAGGGAAACTGGCCTCTGCTGATATTGACATAT ATCTTCTGGAGAAGTCCAGAGTAGTCTTTCAGCAGCCTGAAGAGAGGAGCTACCATATCTACTACCAGATTTTATCTCACAAGAAACCAGAGCTTCAAG ACATTTTGTTGATTTCCACCAATCCCTTCGACTACCACTTTTGCTCCCAGGGTGTGACAAAAGTGGAGAACATGAATGACGAAGAGGAACTGCTGGCCACAGAT CATGCTATGGACAGTCTGGGCTTCACTCTTGAGGAGAAGTATGGCTGCTATAAAATAGTGGGGGCCATCATGCACTTTGGCAACATGAAGTTCAAGACGGTTCAGAGAGAGGAGCAAGCAGAAGCTGACGGCACTGAAA GTGCTGACAAAGCCTCCTACCTGATGGGGATCAGTTCAGCTGACCTCATCAAAGGACTGCTGCACCCTCGGGTCAAAGTGGGGAACGAGTACATCATCAAGGGCCAGACTGTTGAGCAG GTGAACTATTCAGTTGGTGCTCTAGCCAAATCCACCTACGACCGCATGTTCAAGTGGATGGTGGGCCGGATTAACAAGAGCCTCTACACGGCACTGCCTCGCCAGTTCTTCATCGGTGTGCTGGACATTGCAGGGTTTGAGATCTTCGCG TTTAACAACTTTGAGCAGCTGTGTATCAACTTTACCAATGAGAAACTGCAACAGTATTTCAACCACCACATGTTCATCCTGGAGCAGGAGGAGTATAAGAGGGAGGGGATTGACTGGACCTTTATAGACTTTGGCCTGGATCTACAAGCCTGTATCAACCTCATAGAGAAG TCCATGGGCATACTGTCCATCCTGGAGGAAGAATGCATGTTTCCAAAGGCCACTGATGTCAGCTTTAAGACCAAGCTGTATGACAACCACGTGGGCAAGTCTCCCAACTTCCTCAAGCCACGGCTTGACAAGAAACGCAAATATGAGACCCACTTTGAGCTGGTGCACTATGCAGGAGTG gtACCATACAACATCAGTGGATGGCTGGACAAAAACAAAGACCCCTTAAATGAGACAGTCGTCACCTGCTTCCAGAAGTCATCTAACAAACTGTTGGCAAGCCTCTTTGAGAACTTCATCAGTAGTGATGCAG CTGCTGATCCAAAGACCGAGGCCAAAGGAAAGAGGAAGAAAGGGGGCTCCTTCCAGACTGTGTCACAGCTTCACAAG gaaaatctgaacaaacTGATGGCCAACCTacgcagcacccagcctcacttTGTGCGATGCATTATCCCCAATGAGTCAAAGACTCCAG GGGGCTTGGACCCATTCCAGGTCCTCCACCAGTTGCGGTGTAACGGAGTACTGGAGGGAATCCGTATCTGCAGGAAGGGCTTCCCTAACCGGATCCTATATGCAGAGTTCAAACAACG CTATCGTATCCTGAACCCCATGGCGATCCCAGAGAACTCCTTTGTGGACAGCAGGAAGGCTGTGGAGAAGCTGCTGGGCTCCCTGGACATAGACCACACCCAGTACAAGTTTGGAAAAACCAAG GTGTTTTTCAAGGCAGGGCTGCTGGGCCTGCTGGAGGACATGAGGGATGAAAGGCTATCGGAGATCCTTACCATGCTGCAGGCTATGCTGCGGGGCAAACTCATGAGGATGGAGAGACGCAAGATGATGGACAAGAG AGAGGCTATAGAGGTGATCCAGTGGAACATCCGTGCATTTGCAGAGGTGAAGAACTGGCCATGGATGATGCTGTTCTTCAAGCTCCGGCCTCTCCTGAGGAGTGCCACGGCCGAGAAGGAGCTGGCCGCCCTCAAGGAGGAGTTTGCCAAGCTGAAGGAGGCGTTTGACAAGTCAGAGACCAAGCgcaaggaggtggaggagagacaggtggccCTGATCCAGGAGAAGAACGACCTGGCCCTGCAGCTGCAGGCA GAGCAGGACAACATGGCAGATGCAGAAGACCGCTGTGACCTGCTGATCAAGGCCAAGCTGCAGCTGGAGGCCAAGATCAAAGAGCTGATGGAGAGACTGGAAGACGAGGAGGAGATGAACGCCAGCCTGACTGCCAAGAAACGCAAGCTGGAGGACGAGTGTGCAGAGCTGAAGAAGGATATCGACGACCTGGAGATCACCCTGGCCAaggtggagaaggagagacatgTCACAGAGAACAAG GTGAAGAACCTGATGGAGGAAATTGGTGTTGTGGACGAGTCCATCCTGAGCCTGACCAAGGAGAAGGCGGCTCTGCAGGAGGCCCACCAGCAGGCCCTGACTGACCTGCAGATTGAGGAGGACAAGGGCAACGTTCTGAGCAAGGCCAAGGTCAAGCTGGAGCAGCAAGTGGACGAT ttGGAAGGTTCCTTGGAGCAGGAGAAGAAGGTGCGTATGGATCTGGAGCGGGTCAAGCGTAAGCTGGAGGGGGATCTGAAGCTGTCCATGGAGTCTGTCATGGACCTGGAGAATGACAAGCAGCAGCTGGAGGAGAAACTCAAGAA AAAAGACTTTGAAATGAGTCAGTTCAGTTCTAAGGTGGAAGATGAGCAAGCCCTAGTCATTCAACTCCAAAAGAAAATGAAGGAATTGCAA ACTCGTATcgaggaagtggaggaggagttGGAGGCGGAGAGGCAGTGGAGGACCAAGGCAGAAAAACAGCGTGGCGACGTGTCCCGGGAGCTGGAGGAACTGAGCGAGAGGCTGGAGGAGGCAGGCGGGGCCTCGGCCGCCCAGATCGCCATGAACAAGAAGCGCGAGCAGGACTTCCTGAAGATGCGGAGAGACTTGGAGGAGGCGGGGCTTCACCACGAGGCCACAGCGGCCGCCCTGAGGAGGAAGCACGCTGACAGCATGGCAGAGCTGGGCGGGCAGATTGATATGCTACAGCGCGTCAAACAGAAGCTGGAGAAGGAGAAGGCGGAGTACAGGATGGAAGCAGAGGACCTGGCTTCTAACCTGGAGCGCCTCGCCAAGTCcaag GCTACCATAGAGAAGATGTGTCATCTGTATGAGGATCAGATGAACGAGGCCCGGGCCAAAGTAGAGGAGCTCCAGAGACAACTGACTGACATCAGCAACCAGAGAGCCTGCGCTGTCACTGAGAGCT CTGAGTACAGCCGTAGGCTGGAGGAGCGGGAGGCTATGGTCAGTCAGCTGCAGCGCACCAAGATCTCCTTCAGCCAGAACACGGAGGAACTGAAAAAACTGCTGGAGGAGGAGAACAAG GCTAAGAATGCCCTGGCCCatgccctccagtcctccagacATGACTGTGACCTGCTTAGGGAGCAGTATGAGCAGGAGCAGGACGCCAAGTCTGAGCTGCAGCAGGCCCTAGTCAAGGCCAACGCTGAGGTGGCTCAGTGGAGGACCAAGTATGAGATCGATGCCATCCAGAGGACTGAGGAGCTGGAGGAAGCAAA GAAGAAGCTGGCGGTGCGTCTGCAGAACACTGAAGAGGCAGTGGAGGAATCTCATGCCAAATGCTCCTCTCTGGAGAAAACCAAGCACCGTCTGCAGACCGAAATCGAAGAGCTGATGGTGGACCTGGAGCGCTCCAATGCTGCTGCACTTGCCCTGGACAAGAGACAACGCAACTTTGACAAG GTGCTGTCAGAGTGGAGGCAGAAGTATGAGGATTGCCAGTCAGAGCTGGAGAGCTCTCAGAAGGAGTCTCGCAGCCTGAGCACTGAACTCTTCAAGTTGAAGAACTCCTACGAGGAGGCCATAGACCACCTGGAGACACTCAAACGGGAAAACAAGACCCTGCAAG AGGAGATAGCTGACCTAGCTGACCAGATCAGCCAGGGTGGGAAGACCATCCACGAGCTGGAGAGGATGAAGGTGGTTCTGGATGTCGAGAAGAGTGACATCAAGGCTGCTCTGGAGGAAGCTGAG GGCACCCTTGAGCATGAGGAGAGCAAGACCCTACATGTCCAACTGGAGCTGAACCAGTTCAAGACTGAGGTCGACAGGAAGATAGCCGAAAAGGACGAGGAAATTGACAGCCTCCG CCGGAACCACCAGCGCTCCCTGGAATCCCTGCAGACAACCCTGGAGACCGAGGCAAGGTCCAGGAACGAGGCGGTACGGctgaagaagaagatggagggagacatgAACGAGATGGCGGTCCAGCTGAACCATGCCAACCGCCATGCTGCTGAGTCCCAGAGACTACTGCACCACCTGCAGGGTCAGATTAAG GACCTGCAGTTGGAGTTGGACGACCGCATCCACCAGAATGAGGAGCTGAAGGAGCACTGGGGCCTGACGGAGCGCAGGAACAACCTGCTGGTGGCCGAGGTGCAGGAGCTATGCACCGTGGTGGAGCAGACTGACCGCGGACGCAAGATGGCCGAACATGAACTGCTGGAGGCCACTGAGAGAGTCAACCTGCTGCATGCCCAG AACACAAGCCTGATCAACCATAAGAAAAAGCTGGAGAGTAACCTGTCCATGCTGGCTGGGGAGGTGGATGAGGCAGGACAGGAGTGCCGTAATGCAGAGGAAAAAGCCAAGAAGGCCATCACAGAT GCGGCCATGATGGCAGAGGAGCTGAAGAAGGAGCAGGACACCAGCTCTCATCTGGAGAGGATGAAGAAGAACATGGAGCAGACCATCAAGGACCTGCAGCTCCGGCTGGATGAGGCAGAGCAGATCGCCCTCAAAGGAGGGAAGAAACAGATCCAGAAGCTGGAGATCAGGGTGAG ggatctggagagtgagctgttGTGTGAGCAGAAGAAGAGCGAAGAGTTTCAGAAGGGAGTACGCAAGTATGAGAGGAGGGTCAAGGAGCTCTCCTACCAG gctgaggaggacaggaagaacCTGCTGAGGATGCAGGAGCTCATTgacaagctgcaggctaaagtcaAGAGCTACAAGAGGCTGGCTGAGGAGGCG GAGGAGCAGGTGAACTGTAACGTCACTAAGTACAGGAAGATGGTTCATGAGCTGGACAACGCAGAGGAGAGGGCAGACATGGCGGAGACTCAGGTCAACAAACTGCGTGTGACTGTGCGCACCCGGGACCCAGGGCCAGCCAAG ATTGCAGAATGA
- the LOC129830093 gene encoding myosin-7-like isoform X3 codes for MSRFNETKDFGDAASFLRLTNLEALAARTLAFDGTKRVWIPDEKEAYIEVEVKVLDGDKATVETKDGRTLVVKEDDIQQTNPPKFDMIEDMAMLTNLNEASVLFNLTRRYSMWMIYTYSGLFCVTINPYKYLPVYSSDVIAAYKGKRRNETPPHIYAIADNAYNDMLRNCENQSMLITGESGAGKTVNTKRVIQYFAIVAALGDAAKKGGTLEDQIIAANPAMEAFGNAKTLRNDNSSRFGKFIRIHFGPTGKLASADIDIYLLEKSRVVFQQPEERSYHIYYQILSHKKPELQDILLISTNPFDYHFCSQGVTKVENMNDEEELLATDHAMDSLGFTLEEKYGCYKIVGAIMHFGNMKFKTVQREEQAEADGTESADKASYLMGISSADLIKGLLHPRVKVGNEYIIKGQTVEQVNYSVGALAKSTYDRMFKWMVGRINKSLYTALPRQFFIGVLDIAGFEIFAFNNFEQLCINFTNEKLQQYFNHHMFILEQEEYKREGIDWTFIDFGLDLQACINLIEKSMGILSILEEECMFPKATDVSFKTKLYDNHVGKSPNFLKPRLDKKRKYETHFELVHYAGVVPYNISGWLDKNKDPLNETVVTCFQKSSNKLLASLFENFISSDAAADPKTEAKGKRKKGGSFQTVSQLHKENLNKLMANLRSTQPHFVRCIIPNESKTPGGLDPFQVLHQLRCNGVLEGIRICRKGFPNRILYAEFKQRYRILNPMAIPENSFVDSRKAVEKLLGSLDIDHTQYKFGKTKVFFKAGLLGLLEDMRDERLSEILTMLQAMLRGKLMRMERRKMMDKREAIEVIQWNIRAFAEVKNWPWMMLFFKLRPLLRSATAEKELAALKEEFAKLKEAFDKSETKRKEVEERQVALIQEKNDLALQLQAEQDNMADAEDRCDLLIKAKLQLEAKIKELMERLEDEEEMNASLTAKKRKLEDECAELKKDIDDLEITLAKVEKERHVTENKVKNLMEEIGVVDESILSLTKEKAALQEAHQQALTDLQIEEDKGNVLSKAKVKLEQQVDDLEGSLEQEKKVRMDLERVKRKLEGDLKLSMESVMDLENDKQQLEEKLKKKDFEMSQFSSKVEDEQALVIQLQKKMKELQTRIEEVEEELEAERQWRTKAEKQRGDVSRELEELSERLEEAGGASAAQIAMNKKREQDFLKMRRDLEEAGLHHEATAAALRRKHADSMAELGGQIDMLQRVKQKLEKEKAEYRMEAEDLASNLERLAKSKATIEKMCHLYEDQMNEARAKVEELQRQLTDISNQRACAVTESSEYSRRLEEREAMVSQLQRTKISFSQNTEELKKLLEEENKAKNALAHALQSSRHDCDLLREQYEQEQDAKSELQQALVKANAEVAQWRTKYEIDAIQRTEELEEAKKKLAVRLQNTEEAVEESHAKCSSLEKTKHRLQTEIEELMVDLERSNAAALALDKRQRNFDKVLSEWRQKYEDCQSELESSQKESRSLSTELFKLKNSYEEAIDHLETLKRENKTLQEEIADLADQISQGGKTIHELERMKVVLDVEKSDIKAALEEAEGTLEHEESKTLHVQLELNQFKTEVDRKIAEKDEEIDSLRRNHQRSLESLQTTLETEARSRNEAVRLKKKMEGDMNEMAVQLNHANRHAAESQRLLHHLQGQIKDLQLELDDRIHQNEELKEHWGLTERRNNLLVAEVQELCTVVEQTDRGRKMAEHELLEATERVNLLHAQNTSLINHKKKLESNLSMLAGEVDEAGQECRNAEEKAKKAITDAAMMAEELKKEQDTSSHLERMKKNMEQTIKDLQLRLDEAEQIALKGGKKQIQKLEIRVRDLESELLCEQKKSEEFQKGVRKYERRVKELSYQAEEDRKNLLRMQELIDKLQAKVKSYKRLAEEAEEQVNCNVTKYRKMVHELDNAEERADMAETQVNKLRVTVRTRDPGPAKVSPDFSSTLCLCPWLALQRGWVKCGDTFQLNAFSCTTD; via the exons ATGTCTCGCTTTAATGAAACTAAAGATTTCGGGGATGCAGCCTCGTTCCTACGTCTCACCAATCTGGAGGCTTTGGCCGCCAGGACCCTGGCTTTTGATG GTACAAAACGAGTCTGGATCCCGGATGAGAAGGAGGCTTACATCGAGGTGGAAGTCAAAGTACTGGATGGTGACAAAGCCACTGTGGAGACCAAAGATGGAAGG ACTCTGGTTGTGAAAGAGGATGACATTCAGCAGACAAACCCTCCGAAGTTTGACATGATTGAGGACATGGCCATGCTGACCAACCTCAATGAAGCCTCTGTGCTTTTCAACCTCACCAGGCGCTACAGTATGTGGATGATCTAT ACCTACTCTGGGTTGTTCTGTGTGACAATCAACCCATATAAGTATCTTCCCGTCTATTCGTCTGATGTGATCGCTGCCTACAAAGGCAAGAGGCGCAATGAGACCCCGCCCCATATCTACGCCATCGCTGACAACGCCTACAATGATATGTTGCGCA ATTGTGAGAATCAATCCATGCTCATCAC CGGAGAATCCGGTGCTGGCAAAACAGTCAACACGAAACGTGTAATTCAGTATTTTGCCATTGTAGCAGCCCTGGGTGATGCAGCCAAGAAAGGA GGTACCTTAGAGGACCAGATCATTGCGGCTAACCCAGCCATGGAGGCTTTTGGTAATGCCAAAACACTGAGGAACGACAACTCCTCCcgattt GGCAAGTTCATCAGGATCCACTTCGGTCCTACAGGGAAACTGGCCTCTGCTGATATTGACATAT ATCTTCTGGAGAAGTCCAGAGTAGTCTTTCAGCAGCCTGAAGAGAGGAGCTACCATATCTACTACCAGATTTTATCTCACAAGAAACCAGAGCTTCAAG ACATTTTGTTGATTTCCACCAATCCCTTCGACTACCACTTTTGCTCCCAGGGTGTGACAAAAGTGGAGAACATGAATGACGAAGAGGAACTGCTGGCCACAGAT CATGCTATGGACAGTCTGGGCTTCACTCTTGAGGAGAAGTATGGCTGCTATAAAATAGTGGGGGCCATCATGCACTTTGGCAACATGAAGTTCAAGACGGTTCAGAGAGAGGAGCAAGCAGAAGCTGACGGCACTGAAA GTGCTGACAAAGCCTCCTACCTGATGGGGATCAGTTCAGCTGACCTCATCAAAGGACTGCTGCACCCTCGGGTCAAAGTGGGGAACGAGTACATCATCAAGGGCCAGACTGTTGAGCAG GTGAACTATTCAGTTGGTGCTCTAGCCAAATCCACCTACGACCGCATGTTCAAGTGGATGGTGGGCCGGATTAACAAGAGCCTCTACACGGCACTGCCTCGCCAGTTCTTCATCGGTGTGCTGGACATTGCAGGGTTTGAGATCTTCGCG TTTAACAACTTTGAGCAGCTGTGTATCAACTTTACCAATGAGAAACTGCAACAGTATTTCAACCACCACATGTTCATCCTGGAGCAGGAGGAGTATAAGAGGGAGGGGATTGACTGGACCTTTATAGACTTTGGCCTGGATCTACAAGCCTGTATCAACCTCATAGAGAAG TCCATGGGCATACTGTCCATCCTGGAGGAAGAATGCATGTTTCCAAAGGCCACTGATGTCAGCTTTAAGACCAAGCTGTATGACAACCACGTGGGCAAGTCTCCCAACTTCCTCAAGCCACGGCTTGACAAGAAACGCAAATATGAGACCCACTTTGAGCTGGTGCACTATGCAGGAGTG gtACCATACAACATCAGTGGATGGCTGGACAAAAACAAAGACCCCTTAAATGAGACAGTCGTCACCTGCTTCCAGAAGTCATCTAACAAACTGTTGGCAAGCCTCTTTGAGAACTTCATCAGTAGTGATGCAG CTGCTGATCCAAAGACCGAGGCCAAAGGAAAGAGGAAGAAAGGGGGCTCCTTCCAGACTGTGTCACAGCTTCACAAG gaaaatctgaacaaacTGATGGCCAACCTacgcagcacccagcctcacttTGTGCGATGCATTATCCCCAATGAGTCAAAGACTCCAG GGGGCTTGGACCCATTCCAGGTCCTCCACCAGTTGCGGTGTAACGGAGTACTGGAGGGAATCCGTATCTGCAGGAAGGGCTTCCCTAACCGGATCCTATATGCAGAGTTCAAACAACG CTATCGTATCCTGAACCCCATGGCGATCCCAGAGAACTCCTTTGTGGACAGCAGGAAGGCTGTGGAGAAGCTGCTGGGCTCCCTGGACATAGACCACACCCAGTACAAGTTTGGAAAAACCAAG GTGTTTTTCAAGGCAGGGCTGCTGGGCCTGCTGGAGGACATGAGGGATGAAAGGCTATCGGAGATCCTTACCATGCTGCAGGCTATGCTGCGGGGCAAACTCATGAGGATGGAGAGACGCAAGATGATGGACAAGAG AGAGGCTATAGAGGTGATCCAGTGGAACATCCGTGCATTTGCAGAGGTGAAGAACTGGCCATGGATGATGCTGTTCTTCAAGCTCCGGCCTCTCCTGAGGAGTGCCACGGCCGAGAAGGAGCTGGCCGCCCTCAAGGAGGAGTTTGCCAAGCTGAAGGAGGCGTTTGACAAGTCAGAGACCAAGCgcaaggaggtggaggagagacaggtggccCTGATCCAGGAGAAGAACGACCTGGCCCTGCAGCTGCAGGCA GAGCAGGACAACATGGCAGATGCAGAAGACCGCTGTGACCTGCTGATCAAGGCCAAGCTGCAGCTGGAGGCCAAGATCAAAGAGCTGATGGAGAGACTGGAAGACGAGGAGGAGATGAACGCCAGCCTGACTGCCAAGAAACGCAAGCTGGAGGACGAGTGTGCAGAGCTGAAGAAGGATATCGACGACCTGGAGATCACCCTGGCCAaggtggagaaggagagacatgTCACAGAGAACAAG GTGAAGAACCTGATGGAGGAAATTGGTGTTGTGGACGAGTCCATCCTGAGCCTGACCAAGGAGAAGGCGGCTCTGCAGGAGGCCCACCAGCAGGCCCTGACTGACCTGCAGATTGAGGAGGACAAGGGCAACGTTCTGAGCAAGGCCAAGGTCAAGCTGGAGCAGCAAGTGGACGAT ttGGAAGGTTCCTTGGAGCAGGAGAAGAAGGTGCGTATGGATCTGGAGCGGGTCAAGCGTAAGCTGGAGGGGGATCTGAAGCTGTCCATGGAGTCTGTCATGGACCTGGAGAATGACAAGCAGCAGCTGGAGGAGAAACTCAAGAA AAAAGACTTTGAAATGAGTCAGTTCAGTTCTAAGGTGGAAGATGAGCAAGCCCTAGTCATTCAACTCCAAAAGAAAATGAAGGAATTGCAA ACTCGTATcgaggaagtggaggaggagttGGAGGCGGAGAGGCAGTGGAGGACCAAGGCAGAAAAACAGCGTGGCGACGTGTCCCGGGAGCTGGAGGAACTGAGCGAGAGGCTGGAGGAGGCAGGCGGGGCCTCGGCCGCCCAGATCGCCATGAACAAGAAGCGCGAGCAGGACTTCCTGAAGATGCGGAGAGACTTGGAGGAGGCGGGGCTTCACCACGAGGCCACAGCGGCCGCCCTGAGGAGGAAGCACGCTGACAGCATGGCAGAGCTGGGCGGGCAGATTGATATGCTACAGCGCGTCAAACAGAAGCTGGAGAAGGAGAAGGCGGAGTACAGGATGGAAGCAGAGGACCTGGCTTCTAACCTGGAGCGCCTCGCCAAGTCcaag GCTACCATAGAGAAGATGTGTCATCTGTATGAGGATCAGATGAACGAGGCCCGGGCCAAAGTAGAGGAGCTCCAGAGACAACTGACTGACATCAGCAACCAGAGAGCCTGCGCTGTCACTGAGAGCT CTGAGTACAGCCGTAGGCTGGAGGAGCGGGAGGCTATGGTCAGTCAGCTGCAGCGCACCAAGATCTCCTTCAGCCAGAACACGGAGGAACTGAAAAAACTGCTGGAGGAGGAGAACAAG GCTAAGAATGCCCTGGCCCatgccctccagtcctccagacATGACTGTGACCTGCTTAGGGAGCAGTATGAGCAGGAGCAGGACGCCAAGTCTGAGCTGCAGCAGGCCCTAGTCAAGGCCAACGCTGAGGTGGCTCAGTGGAGGACCAAGTATGAGATCGATGCCATCCAGAGGACTGAGGAGCTGGAGGAAGCAAA GAAGAAGCTGGCGGTGCGTCTGCAGAACACTGAAGAGGCAGTGGAGGAATCTCATGCCAAATGCTCCTCTCTGGAGAAAACCAAGCACCGTCTGCAGACCGAAATCGAAGAGCTGATGGTGGACCTGGAGCGCTCCAATGCTGCTGCACTTGCCCTGGACAAGAGACAACGCAACTTTGACAAG GTGCTGTCAGAGTGGAGGCAGAAGTATGAGGATTGCCAGTCAGAGCTGGAGAGCTCTCAGAAGGAGTCTCGCAGCCTGAGCACTGAACTCTTCAAGTTGAAGAACTCCTACGAGGAGGCCATAGACCACCTGGAGACACTCAAACGGGAAAACAAGACCCTGCAAG AGGAGATAGCTGACCTAGCTGACCAGATCAGCCAGGGTGGGAAGACCATCCACGAGCTGGAGAGGATGAAGGTGGTTCTGGATGTCGAGAAGAGTGACATCAAGGCTGCTCTGGAGGAAGCTGAG GGCACCCTTGAGCATGAGGAGAGCAAGACCCTACATGTCCAACTGGAGCTGAACCAGTTCAAGACTGAGGTCGACAGGAAGATAGCCGAAAAGGACGAGGAAATTGACAGCCTCCG CCGGAACCACCAGCGCTCCCTGGAATCCCTGCAGACAACCCTGGAGACCGAGGCAAGGTCCAGGAACGAGGCGGTACGGctgaagaagaagatggagggagacatgAACGAGATGGCGGTCCAGCTGAACCATGCCAACCGCCATGCTGCTGAGTCCCAGAGACTACTGCACCACCTGCAGGGTCAGATTAAG GACCTGCAGTTGGAGTTGGACGACCGCATCCACCAGAATGAGGAGCTGAAGGAGCACTGGGGCCTGACGGAGCGCAGGAACAACCTGCTGGTGGCCGAGGTGCAGGAGCTATGCACCGTGGTGGAGCAGACTGACCGCGGACGCAAGATGGCCGAACATGAACTGCTGGAGGCCACTGAGAGAGTCAACCTGCTGCATGCCCAG AACACAAGCCTGATCAACCATAAGAAAAAGCTGGAGAGTAACCTGTCCATGCTGGCTGGGGAGGTGGATGAGGCAGGACAGGAGTGCCGTAATGCAGAGGAAAAAGCCAAGAAGGCCATCACAGAT GCGGCCATGATGGCAGAGGAGCTGAAGAAGGAGCAGGACACCAGCTCTCATCTGGAGAGGATGAAGAAGAACATGGAGCAGACCATCAAGGACCTGCAGCTCCGGCTGGATGAGGCAGAGCAGATCGCCCTCAAAGGAGGGAAGAAACAGATCCAGAAGCTGGAGATCAGGGTGAG ggatctggagagtgagctgttGTGTGAGCAGAAGAAGAGCGAAGAGTTTCAGAAGGGAGTACGCAAGTATGAGAGGAGGGTCAAGGAGCTCTCCTACCAG gctgaggaggacaggaagaacCTGCTGAGGATGCAGGAGCTCATTgacaagctgcaggctaaagtcaAGAGCTACAAGAGGCTGGCTGAGGAGGCG GAGGAGCAGGTGAACTGTAACGTCACTAAGTACAGGAAGATGGTTCATGAGCTGGACAACGCAGAGGAGAGGGCAGACATGGCGGAGACTCAGGTCAACAAACTGCGTGTGACTGTGCGCACCCGGGACCCAGGGCCAGCCAAGGTGAGCCCCGATTTCAGTTCAACTCTGTGTTTATGTCCATGGCTAGcgcttcagaggggttgggttaaatgcggagacacatttcagttgaatgcattcagttgtacaactgactag